One Vigna unguiculata cultivar IT97K-499-35 chromosome 7, ASM411807v1, whole genome shotgun sequence genomic region harbors:
- the LOC114192095 gene encoding probable dolichyl-diphosphooligosaccharide--protein glycosyltransferase subunit 3B, protein MSPFTKLLLLILTVAVSSAMASDDERVGELLSLQSRSKSGVIRLNDQSLSRFLTAVKTPRPYSILLFFDATQLHDKQELRLTELRNEFSIVASSFLTNNPSNSKLFFCDIEFKESQLSFSQFGVNALPHIRLIGPNMGLKDSEPMDQGDFSRLAESMAEFVEAKTKLSVGPIHRPPVFSRNQLILIAVVIIIWIPFFIKKVISGQTLLHDPKVWLAGSVFVYFFSVSGAMHNIIRKMPMFLVDRNDPSKLVFFYQGSGMQLGAEGFTVGFLYTVVGLLLAFLTHGLVKVRNVSVQRVVMIFALLVSFLAVKQVVYLDNWKTGYGIHGFWPSSWN, encoded by the coding sequence ATGTCTCCCTTCACGAAGCTCCTATTGCTGATCCTCACGGTGGCCGTCTCCTCCGCGATGGCCTCCGACGACGAAAGAGTGGGCGAATTGCTCTCCCTTCAATCCAGATCCAAATCGGGCGTAATCCGCCTCAACGACCAATCGCTCTCCCGCTTCCTCACCGCTGTCAAAACCCCGCGGCCGTACTCCATCCTTCTCTTCTTCGACGCCACGCAGCTCCACGACAAGCAGGAGCTCCGCCTCACCGAACTCCGCAACGAATTCTCCATCGTCGCATCCTCTTTCCTCACCAACAACCCTTCTAATTCCAAACTCTTCTTCTGCGACATCGAGTTCAAGGAGTCCCAGCTCAGCTTCTCTCAATTCGGCGTCAACGCCCTCCCTCACATTCGCCTAATTGGGCCTAACATGGGCCTGAAGGACTCCGAGCCCATGGACCAGGGCGACTTCTCCCGACTCGCTGAGTCCATGGCCGAGTTCGTCGAGGCCAAGACCAAACTCTCCGTGGGTCCCATCCACCGTCCCCCCGTCTTCTCCCGCAACCAGTTGATCCTCATCGCGGTCGTCATTATCATCTGGATCCCATTTTTCATCAAGAAGGTTATCTCGGGACAGACCCTTCTCCACGACCCTAAGGTCTGGTTGGCCGGTTCCGTCTTCGTTTACTTCTTCAGCGTTTCCGGGGCTATGCATAACATCATTCGCAAGATGCCCATGTTTCTCGTCGACCGCAACGATCCTTCCAAACTCGTGTTTTTCTACCAGGGTTCCGGGATGCAGCTTGGTGCAGAGGGTTTTACCGTCGGCTTTCTTTACACTGTTGTTGGCCTTCTCTTGGCGTTTCTGACCCACGGGCTTGTCAAGGTTAGGAACGTGAGTGTGCAGCGGGTGGTTATGATTTTCGCGCTCTTGGTTTCGTTTTTGGCCGTGAAGCAGGTTGTTTACTTGGATAACTGGAAGACGGGTTACGGGATTCATGGGTTTTGGCCCTCTAGCTGGAATTGA